Proteins encoded by one window of Danaus plexippus chromosome Z, MEX_DaPlex, whole genome shotgun sequence:
- the LOC116778005 gene encoding LETM1 domain-containing protein 1 — MYFSQNKALSRLMKLSSRYCLPLGYNFPQIYGNRSIQFQRTKHSNTMKKEEEKFRTYIVQKYINYVKNYTKVLEDRFPAAVRMYRVFSVGIKDFLKDLKTYISLRIKITKNGGFSNMSRQEIELYQKMPSDMWRIAPVLILSAIPFGNYIIFPLAFLKPKTLLCSHFWSIQQRAEFSVQDLKDRLKHNKPVFRSLQAKVDTLPVGELTERWKHVLGRLGSGVHPTVQEVISCKELFSREPYNLSSLSYSHMGHLLKMHGCRKSFFRRNKLKYRAFILLQMDKAIIREGGIEILGTEVLRNACQIRGLNSSHLTNQDMKNWLKQWLELSQHIDSSSFSLLLHCPIFFAYNHPMNWVLIY; from the exons atgtatttttctcaAAATAAAGCACTTTCAAGGTTGATGAAACTTTCCAGTCGTTATTGTTTGCCTTTAGGGTACAATTTCCCACAGATATACGGTAACag ATCTATTCAATTCCAACGTACAAAACATAGCAATACTATGAAAAAAGAGGAAGAAAAGTTTCGGACTtatattgtacaaaaatatattaattatgttaaaaactatacaaagGTACTAGAAGATAGATTTCCTGCTGCAGTGCGAATGTACAGAGTTTTTAGTGTAGGAATTAAAGACTTCTTAAAAGatcttaaaacatatatttcactaagaattaaaataaccaaaaatgGTGGCTTTTCGAATATGTCTCGTCAAGAAATAGAACTCTACCAAAAAATGCCTTCAGACATGTGGAGAATAGCtccagttttaatattatcagcaATACCGTTTggaaattatatcatatttccCTTAGC attttTGAAACCAAAAACTTTATTGTGTTCACATTTTTGGTCAATACAACAAAGAGCTGAATTTTCAGTGCAAGACTTAAAGGATCgtcttaaacataataaaccaGTTTTTCGATCCCTTCAAGCCAAGGTTGACACCCTGCCTGTTGGTGAATTAACGGAACGCTGGAAACATGTTCTTGGTCGTTTAGGTTCTGGTGTTCACCCAACAGTTCAAGAAGTTATATCATGCAAGGAGCTATTTAGTAGAGAACCATATAATTTGTCAAGTCTCTCATACTCTCATATG GGCCACTTACTTAAGATGCATGGTTGTcggaaaagtttttttagaaGAAATAAGCTCAAATATAgagcttttatattattacaaatggaTAAAGCTATAATCAGAGAAGGTGGTATAGAAATTTTAGGCACAGAGGTATTAAGAAATGCATGCCAAATACGTGGTTTGAATAGCAGCCATCTTACAAATCAAGATATGAAAAATTGGTTAAAACAGTGGTTGGAGTTGTCCCAACACATTGACTCTAGTTCATTTTCGTTACTTCTTCATTGCcctatattttttgcatataaCCATCCTATGAACTGGGTTCTTATATATTag
- the LOC116777985 gene encoding band 7 protein AGAP004871 isoform X1, with protein MTTLIEMSSRQQLYPIITATNDDTDSESKTCGKILVVLSWILVIVTMPFSLFICFKVVQEYERAVIFRLGRLLSGGAKGPGIFFILPCIDSYARVDLRTRTYDVPPQEVLTKDSVTVSVDAVVYYRVHNATISIANVENAHHSTRLLAQTTLRNTMGTRPLHEILSERETISGNMQISLDEATEAWGIKVERVEIKDVRLPVQLQRAMAAEAEAAREARAKVIAAEGEQKASRALREASEVIGDSPAALQLRYLQTLNTISAEKNSTIVFPLPIDLLTYFIKAKEEY; from the exons ATGACTACGTTAATCGAGATGTCTAGCAGACAACAATTGTACCCGATTATCACAGCCA CCAACGATGATACTGATTCTGAATCCAAGACATGTGGTAAAATTTTGGTGGTGTTATCCTGGATATTGGTAATAGTGACAATGCCGTTTTCACTGTTTATATGCTTCAAG GTTGTGCAAGAATACGAGAGGGCGGTTATCTTTCGCTTAGGAAGATTACTTTCAGGCGGAGCCAAGGGTCCTG GCATATTCTTCATTCTGCCATGCATAGATTCATACGCACGTGTTGATCTCCGTACTCGAACATATGACGTACCACCCCAAGAA GTTCTTACCAAGGACTCCGTGACGGTCTCTGTCGACGCCGTTGTTTACTATCGGGTACACAACGCTACCATATCTATTGCCAATGTCGAAAACGCCCACCATTCGACTAGGCTTCTAGCTCAAACCACACTCCGTAACACAATGGGTACAAGACCGCTTCATGAAATTCTCAGTGAACGTGAGACTATATCAGGGAATATGCAAATATCCTTAGACGAAGCAACCGAAGCCTGGGGAATTAAAGTCGAGCGAGTTGAAAT CAAGGATGTCCGTCTGCCGGTACAGCTTCAGCGTGCAATGGCTGCTGAAGCAGAGGCGGCACGAGAGGCGCGTGCGAAAGTTATAGCTGCAGAGGGCGAACAGAAGGCTTCACGCGCGCTTCGAGAAGCATCCGAAGTCATAGGGGATAGCCCCGCTGCTCTCCAATTGCGTTACTTGcag actTTAAATACCATATCTGCAGAGAAGAATTCAACTATCGTTTTCCCTCTGCCCATCGACCTATTAACTTACTTCATAAAAGCGAAAGAAGAATActaa
- the LOC116777742 gene encoding solute carrier family 66 member 3, whose product MDSNFVQLFANSLSTITIASCLFLKVPQIMHIKKKQSGEGIYIQAMLMEIIGFSIVTLYNFTSKYSVMTYLEYPIILMQVYIMLYYVLKFNGIISKPFVSLGALVYFAAVIGFGLEILPKEMLSYSIPFCTPINGFAKITYMYGIIKSANANAVSTTTWIISVLTNVARLFTVYVDSADVKLMINFLVSTVLSFGVLSTALYYKSGASNVDTKKDIKKSNSHQHKD is encoded by the exons ATGGATTCTAACTTTGTACAATTGTTTGCTAATTCTTTAAGTACTATAACAATAGcatcatgtttatttttaaaagtcccTCAAATAATGcacataaaaaagaaacagtCTGGGGaaggtatatacatacaagCAATGTTAATGGAAATTATTGG gttTTCCATAGTGACTCTCTATAACTTTACCAGTAAGTATAGTGTAATGACTTATCTGGAGTACCCAATAATATTGATGCAAGTTTATATAATGCtctattatgtattaaaatttaatggcATCATATCAAAACCTTTTGTGTCTCTTGGAGCATTGGTGTATTTTGCTGCAGTAATTGGATTTGGTCTTGAAATCTTACCAAAAGAAATGCTTTCGTATTCTATT CCCTTCTGTACACCTATAAATGGGTTTGCTAAAATTACTTACATGTATGGCATAATAAAATCTGCTAATGCAAATGCTGTTTCAACTACTACGTGGATAATATCAGTCTTAACTAATGTGG CCCGCTTGTTCACGGTGTATGTTGACTCAGCAGACGTCAAGTTGATGATCAATTTCCTTGTTTCTACTGTGCTGAGTTTTGGAGTACTATCAACTGCTCTGTACTACAAATCTGGTGCTAGCAATGTTGATACAAAAAAGGATATTAAGAAAAGTAACAGCCATCAACATAAGGATTAA
- the LOC116777985 gene encoding band 7 protein AAEL010189 isoform X2: MVIAESTTNDDTDSESKTCGKILVVLSWILVIVTMPFSLFICFKVVQEYERAVIFRLGRLLSGGAKGPGIFFILPCIDSYARVDLRTRTYDVPPQEVLTKDSVTVSVDAVVYYRVHNATISIANVENAHHSTRLLAQTTLRNTMGTRPLHEILSERETISGNMQISLDEATEAWGIKVERVEIKDVRLPVQLQRAMAAEAEAAREARAKVIAAEGEQKASRALREASEVIGDSPAALQLRYLQTLNTISAEKNSTIVFPLPIDLLTYFIKAKEEY, encoded by the exons ATGGTAATCGCCGAGTCGACTA CCAACGATGATACTGATTCTGAATCCAAGACATGTGGTAAAATTTTGGTGGTGTTATCCTGGATATTGGTAATAGTGACAATGCCGTTTTCACTGTTTATATGCTTCAAG GTTGTGCAAGAATACGAGAGGGCGGTTATCTTTCGCTTAGGAAGATTACTTTCAGGCGGAGCCAAGGGTCCTG GCATATTCTTCATTCTGCCATGCATAGATTCATACGCACGTGTTGATCTCCGTACTCGAACATATGACGTACCACCCCAAGAA GTTCTTACCAAGGACTCCGTGACGGTCTCTGTCGACGCCGTTGTTTACTATCGGGTACACAACGCTACCATATCTATTGCCAATGTCGAAAACGCCCACCATTCGACTAGGCTTCTAGCTCAAACCACACTCCGTAACACAATGGGTACAAGACCGCTTCATGAAATTCTCAGTGAACGTGAGACTATATCAGGGAATATGCAAATATCCTTAGACGAAGCAACCGAAGCCTGGGGAATTAAAGTCGAGCGAGTTGAAAT CAAGGATGTCCGTCTGCCGGTACAGCTTCAGCGTGCAATGGCTGCTGAAGCAGAGGCGGCACGAGAGGCGCGTGCGAAAGTTATAGCTGCAGAGGGCGAACAGAAGGCTTCACGCGCGCTTCGAGAAGCATCCGAAGTCATAGGGGATAGCCCCGCTGCTCTCCAATTGCGTTACTTGcag actTTAAATACCATATCTGCAGAGAAGAATTCAACTATCGTTTTCCCTCTGCCCATCGACCTATTAACTTACTTCATAAAAGCGAAAGAAGAATActaa
- the LOC116777874 gene encoding uncharacterized protein LOC116777874, which produces MRQDLYYKPESRHWLPIKKEILSLFTVVTFPNGGCTGASGDNGTCMTARECSSRGGSANGYCANGFGLCCVFMTSCGSTTSENGTYFINSGYPSWYDGTGSCELTVIKSHPDVCQIRLDFDRFTISGPERMNNVCNQDQFIVSGGNPIPAICGFNQGNHMYIDAGIGTTNPVKLTFVTSGNSFERIWKVKVTQIPCSTIYKADVGCLQYFTGVSGQIRSFNYDPASGLQLSNQDYGICIRMERNFCGIQYTACLDSANNRSRAFTLGGNSNNPVNSMIGSGAGPNNCANDWLLIPCASNVGRVAPAQALCTDRICGGTFSADLSMQSSSVLSTVKPFRLWFHTDNVEAPVDVDNRGFCLNYVQQPCTNNVF; this is translated from the exons ATGCGGCAGGACCTCTATTACAAGCCTGAATCGAGGCATTGGTTgccaataaaaaaagaaa tCCTATCTCTCTTTACTGTGGTGACCTTTCCTAACGGAGGCTGCACGGGTGCATCTGGAGATAATGGCACATGTATGACGGCACGAGAGTGCTCTTCAAGAGGTGGCTCCGCTAATGGTTATTGCGCTAACGGCTTTGGTCTTTGCTGTGTTt TCATGACGTCATGTGGTAGCACCACTTCGGAAAATGGCACGTACTTTATTAACTCAGGATATCCTTCGTGGTATGATGGCACGGGTTCCTGTGAGCTAACTGTCATCAAATCTCATCCCGATGTTTGTCAAATAAG GTTGGATTTTGACAGATTCACCATTTCGGGCCCTGAGAGAATGAACAATGTTTGTAACCAAGATCAGTTCATTGTATCAGGTGGAAACCCTATTCCTGCTATCTGCGGATTTAACCAAGGAAATCACA TGTATATCGACGCAGGTATCGGAACTACAAATCCAGTCAAACTAACTTTTGTAACAAGCGGTAATTCGTTTGAAAGAATATGGAAAGTAAAGGTGACGCAAATTCCATGTAGCACTATATATAAAG cGGATGTGGGTTGCTTACAATACTTCACCGGGGTTTCTGGGCAAATCcgttcttttaattatgacccAGCGTCAGGACTTCAACTGAGTAACCAAGATTATGGTATTTGTATTAGAATGGAAAGAAATTTTTGTGGAATACAGTACACGGCTTGTCTAGATTCAg ctaATAATCGGTCTCGAGCGTTCACTCTTGGTGGGAACAGTAACAATCCGGTAAATTCAATGATTGGCTCGGGTGCTGGTCCCAACAATTGTGCCAATGATTGGTTGTTAATTCCTTGTGCTTCCAATGTTGGTCGTGTCGCACCCGCGCAGGCCTTGTGCACAGACAGAATATGTGGAGGAACATTTTCAGCTGACCTATCGATGCAGTCTTCATCAGTGCTAA GTACAGTGAAACCCTTCCGTCTATGGTTTCACACAGACAACGTGGAGGCTCCAGTGGATGTCGACAACAGAGGATTCTGTCTAAATTATGTTCAACAACCCTGCactaataatgtattttag
- the LOC116777875 gene encoding uncharacterized protein LOC116777875, which translates to MLTQQQNKSAIILLILFILSETKKPFTKRLEASWRLECDLGIITDSDCPIDGGWSPWAPWSKCYGACDSVGHRKRLRTCNNPTPSKDGMPCRGFDEQLESCYLTNCSVKDFRNIVEGDPAREEALHQLEAVPLLMERCLQMECPFEAVDATLAIENTWQINSETVWNALQCVKHDIGCPIAGDWGAWGSWSSCGARCGKGTRWRMRRCDTPPPSLSHLICPGTPLQYEQCEGDQCAIDGQYVEQSGSWSEWGAWTESSEKCGYGVRRRKRACVEKQLALSAINWGTHCRGQYDELDVYYNTECVLDGGWSGWGPWGPCSQTCGAGRRSRTRSCTRPIPSGNGTDCVGPKSDVGTCHLAPCEVFTHTISLLNGDSYMHYNFPRKRSTFFHFYIRFMALSPHGIIVRRGSAQNPSVRLSLQKWHVCLDASGLSKSCSLPRMCSTTAIEPATWHSILMSVTSQVAIIRLNDAQISMQNWFPCNPELENDKMNIFIGEKFHGEIHEVMLNFIPLHTIIEREQRMSQSDFYPISTSNMAYEKASPEEAYLLIQNDQYLRLPCFKEQDEWQIELTIKSEKESGTIILLPNNINDNWLYVILQNMRLKIKFARKEFKSEAISSTEFLPDQWMDIVISKKRETNTIVVSINAGERLHVLLIEETKKIGKSRINNKHVLQGQNYNHSFINNNKIVICNDEFFIGGVPLDIKNSISEDFTPFTGIAASVSLNNNLLDLHDFSMERTKNDLIQLSSRTASISGSYHETEWGESNQFNLTCLHARTASLPHSAYWLYWDTQIKIIKSKNARSVDDGRVLRLLVTAEKDLRGYYTCRAHSNRRTRNIVTFGVLGKIQYKSLSPDTLTVIAICTTLSLVIFTLAWLIIEGYHDLRNGYGFFRDAHLSPEEEAEVVCQYFEQNMHLLGSQSEVNLAKTKARRRGKRLASKASFGVQEPDNMLEGNNALEEFTSSDPEGLPTLPEVKNSGIEFFHKIYRYEPSYVSSPRHGSLTTRTKLSSTSSLDSLAKVLGSPSYVRKIANLSKDNKRIKNCRFKKAKNESNLLTIKSSTFLKKSPAHKVLEKFQELKSDD; encoded by the coding sequence ATGCTAACGCAACAGCAGAATAAAAGtgctataattttgttaattttatttattttatctgaaacCAAAAAACCCTttactaaaagacttgagGCTTCCTGGCGTTTGGAATGTGATTTGGGTATTATAACAGATTCCGACTGTCCAATTGATGGTGGATGGTCCCCTTGGGCACCATGGTCTAAATGTTATGGCGCCTGTGATAGCGTTGGTCACCGTAAAAGATTAAGAACATGCAACAATCCAACACCTTCAAAAGATGGTATGCCTTGTAGAGGTTTTGATGAACAGTTGGAATCTTGTTACTTAACGAATTGTTCTGTCAAGGATTTCCGCAATATCGTTGAGGGGGACCCTGCTAGAGAAGAAGCATTACATCAACTAGAAGCGGTTCCTTTATTAATGGAAAGATGTCTGCAGATGGAATGTCCTTTTGAAGCTGTTGATGCTACATTAGCAATTGAAAATACTTGGCAAATAAATTCAGAAACCGTGTGGAATGCACTTCAATGCGTAAAGCATGACATTGGATGCCCTATTGCGGGTGACTGGGGCGCTTGGGGTTCGTGGTCGTCTTGTGGCGCTCGCTGCGGTAAAGGTACTCGTTGGAGAATGAGACGCTGTGATACACCGCCCCCCTCTCTATCGCATTTGATTTGTCCAGGAACGCCACTGCAATACGAACAATGTGAAGGAGATCAATGTGCGATCGACGGTCAATACGTTGAGCAAAGTGGCAGTTGGAGCGAATGGGGTGCCTGGACTGAAAGTTCAGAGAAATGTGGCTATGGAGTTCGTCGTAGGAAAAGGGCTTGTGTCGAGAAGCAACTAGCACTTTCTGCTATAAATTGGGGAACACATTGTAGAGGACAGTATGACGAATTAGATGTTTACTATAACACAGAATGCGTTTTGGATGGAGGCTGGTCTGGTTGGGGACCATGGGGGCCGTGTTCTCAAACATGTGGCGCTGGCAGACGTTCAAGAACTAGATCCTGTACAAGACCAATACCTTCGGGCAATGGTACCGATTGTGTGGGACCAAAATCTGACGTTGGGACATGTCATTTAGCGCCTTGTGAAGTTTTTACACACACTATTTCTTTACTTAATGGTGACTCTTATATGCACTATAATTTCCCACGCAAAAGATCAACcttctttcatttttatatccgTTTTATGGCACTTTCTCCCCACGGAATCATTGTTCGACGTGGAAGTGCTCAAAATCCAAGTGTTCGATTAAGTTTGCAGAAGTGGCATGTTTGTCTAGACGCTAGCGGTTTGTCCAAATCTTGCAGTTTACCTCGTATGTGTTCAACAACAGCAATCGAGCCTGCAACATGGCATTCAATCTTAATGTCTGTTACGAGCCAAGTAGCTATCATAAGATTAAATGACGCCCAAATATCAATGCAGAACTGGTTTCCTTGCAATCCTGAATTAGAAAATgacaaaatgaatatttttattggagaAAAGTTTCATGGCGAAATTCATGAAGTTAtgcttaattttattccattacATACCATTATTGAACGGGAACAGCGAATGAGTCAATCAGATTTCTATCCTATTTCAACGTCTAACATGGCCTATGAAAAAGCTAGCCCTGAAGAAGCTTATTTACTAATACAAAACGATCAATATTTACGTTTGCCTTGTTTTAAGGAACAAGATGAATGGCAAATTGAATTGACAATTAAATCTGAAAAAGAAAGTggtacaataattttacttccAAATAACATAAACGATAACTggttgtatgtaattttacaaaatatgagattaaaaataaaatttgctcGAAAGGAATTCAAGTCGGAAGCAATTAGTTCAACTGAATTTTTACCTGATCAATGGATGGATatagttataagtaaaaaaagagAAACCAATACTATTGTAGTATCAATAAACGCAGGAGAACGTCTTCACGTACTTTTGAtagaagaaacaaaaaaaattggaaaatCACGTATCAATAACAAACATGTACTTCAGGGCCAAAATTATAATCACAGtttcataaacaataacaaGATTGTAATATGCAatgatgaattttttattggcGGCGTACcgcttgatataaaaaattctatatcaGAAGATTTTACACCTTTTACGGGAATAGCAGCCTcagtaagtttaaataataatttgttagatTTACACGATTTCAGTATGGAGCGGACCAAAAACGACCTAATTCAACTCTCTTCAAGAACTGCTAGTATTTCAGGATCATATCATGAAACCGAATGGGGTGAATCAAACCAGTTCAATTTAACATGTCTACATGCCCGAACAGCAAGTTTACCACATTCAGCCTATTGGCTTTATTGGGATAcccaaataaaaatcataaaaagtaaaaatgcaCGTTCCGTAGATGATGGAAGAGTTTTACGTTTGTTGGTAACAGCTGAAAAAGACCTTAGGGGATATTATACTTGTAGAGCACATAGTAATAGACGCACAAGGAACATCGTTACGTTCGGCGTTTTaggaaaaatacaatataaaagtttgaGCCCCGACACGTTAACTGTGATTGCAATTTGCACTACACTGTctttagtaatatttactttGGCCTGGCTTATAATAGAAGGATATCACGACCTTCGTAATGGTTATGGATTTTTTAGAGACGCCCATCTTTCCCCCGAAGAGGAGGCGGAAGTGGTTTGTCAATATTTCGAACAAAACATGCACTTACTTGGATCGCAAAGTGAGGTTAATCTAGCTAAGACGAAAGCAAGGCGCAGAGGTAAGCGGTTGGCTAGTAAAGCAAGTTTTGGAGTACAGGAACCAGATAACATGTTAGAAGGAAATAATGCACTAGAAGAATTCACTTCTAGCGATCCCGAGGGTTTACCTACTTTACCTGAGGTAAAAAATTCTGGCAtagaattttttcataaaatttatagatatgAACCTTCCTACGTTAGTTCTCCCCGCCATGGCTCCCTTACCACCCGAACAAAACTATCTTCAACCTCGTCTTTAGACTCACTTGCAAAAGTGTTAGGTTCCCCCTCCTATGTACGTAAGATCGCTAATTTAtctaaagataataaaaggaTTAAAAACTGCCGCTTTAAGAAAGCCAAAAATGAATCAAATCTACTGACCATAAAGTCTTCAACGTTTCTCAAAAAATCACCGGCACATAAGGTGTTGGAAAAATTTCAGGAATTAAAGAGCGATGATTAA
- the LOC116777632 gene encoding uncharacterized protein LOC116777632, producing MDISCKICKHASGDDFKQIAHLKTSGLVIYVYYVDSKQQKAYDEYSLNNIILHNTSNKNLKRLDYIMELCQYRTKCFKCKMLIQRIRNAIDETSIINKNEVMGVCDYCKRSNQKHQCQRCQYIIEKFLQNKVAERTNREEQLRLWISKIQSSFISLFGENVICKHNNYLENVSKTKFSKLLSLMNSPSSMRQPKIEEFPQLFGLSEAGLDVNERKKVIEDLVTKFKNSFDNNPELDLSTSSSSESECICKYFGKSKTDEDLDKLSVISAPKEKASLNILPAVKEKETKSKITTTTDENQKQNDNKTTKSIKSTKHSTDTKSQLKERPSKTNKKVEPADTQDQEEKKQRKTQRKDSNTPVSKKKRNSEYLQMLELLKEKERERNKNMNLLKKEKVPTLPEIKDLPVLNKKAVVKDENVDSQYSESILECKDNRSVTGNKVIRGNKIIHCDPHVRHTEETLQLPMLYNVKIDLTTPKYIKESSLSTAYEDKNKKQMIVEDGIGSGVIRYELSNREFIDKGWTKLPTNKVMRRMNIYKMLPASMSADWFKLFKNSKSLFYDTGEKLAEIYDNGSGRWFYKDGNVALDVQKEKGAEMVRRYIVYSSVEAANVCKNEPITILACFDYLGNGVIYDHKGNVRLKYNQSEGLVLDKNIAPLGRWKWHSLNDPPVLQRVFINTYDKFDNTEYIEDDSVGALKPLNEDMIAIELDNFLKEKAHKLLQEFKPFQIRMKIMKLNNFFSLRIIDQTNIFLLFRCDRAFLRINIGMLLKNDEIIDTDIAEVSDVSTPYCNNRPKSPSLINIQKTLNNVRSYYSSSKRRK from the exons at ggACATCAGTTGTAAGATCTGTAAACACGCATCAGGTGATGACTTTAAACAGATTGCCCATTTGAAAACTTCTGGTTtagtaatatatgtttattacgtTGATTcaaag CAACAAAAAGCGTACGatgaatatagtttaaataacataattttacacAACACCAGCAATAAGAATCTTAAAAGGTTGGATTATATCATGGAGCTAT gCCAATATAGAaccaaatgttttaaatgtaaaatgctTATTCAACGAATCCGAAATGCTATAGATGAAacatctataataaataaaaacgaagtTATGGGAGTGTGCGATTATTGTAAACGCTCGAACCAAAAACATCAATGTCAGAGATGccaatatataatagaaaagttCCTTCAGAATAAAGTCGCAGAGCGTACTAATCGTGAAGAGCAGTTGAGGTTATGGATATCAAAGATACAAAGTAGTTTTATTTCGCTATTTGgagaaaatgttatttgtaaacataataattatttggaaAATGTATCAAAgacaaagttttctaagttATTAAGCTTAATGAATTCGCCATCTTCAATGAGACAACCCAAAATAGAAGAATTTCCACAGTTATTTGGTCTATCAGAAGCTGGACTTGAtgtaaatgaaagaaaaaaagttatagaaGATTTAGttaccaaatttaaaaatagttttgataaTAATCCTGAATTAGATTTAAGTACTTCCTCGTCATCAGAAAGCgaatgtatttgtaaatattttggaaaaaGTAAGACTGATGAAGATCTGGATAAATTAAGTGTAATTTCGGCTCCAAAAGAGAAggcttctttaaatatattgccaGCGGTCAAGGAAAAAGAAACtaaatcaaaaattacaaCGACTACGgatgaaaatcaaaaacaaaatgataataaaactaCAAAGTCTATTAAATCTACTAAACACAGTACCGATACGAAATCACAATTAAAAGAACGACCGTCCAAAACGAACAAAAAAGTTGAACCGGCCGACACGCAAGACCAGGaagaaaagaaacaaagaaaaactCAGCGAAAGGATAGCAATACTCCTGTTAGTAAAAAAAAGCGTAATTCTGAGTATCTACAGATGTtggaattattaaaagaaaaagaaagagaaagaaataaaaatatgaacctacttaaaaaagaaaaggtGCCTACTTTGCctgaaataaaagatttacctgtcttaaataaaaaagctgtAGTTAAAGATGAAAATGTCGATTCTCAATATTCCGAGAGTATATTGGAATGTAAAGATAACCGTTCAGTTACTGGTAATAAAGTGATcagaggaaataaaataatccatTGTGATCCTCATGTTCGTCATACTGAAGAAACCTTGCAACTGCCAATGCTATATAACGTTAAAATAGATTTGACAAcaccaaaatatataaaggaatCTTCTTTATCAACTGCCTatgaagacaaaaataaaaagcaaatgaTAGTAGAAGATGGT ATTGGTTCTGGAGTTATAAGATATGAATTGTCTAATCGGGAGTTCATTGACAAGGGTTGGACAAAATTGCCTACAAATAAAGTAATGCGTCGG atgaacatttataaaatgttaccgGCATCAATGTCTGCAGATTGGttcaaattattcaaaaatagtaAATCCTTATTCTATGACACCGGAGAAAAGTTAGCTGAAATATATGATAACGGAAGTGGACGATGGTTTTATAAGGACGGAAATGTTGCTCTGGACGTTCAGAAAGAGAAAG GGGCTGAAATGGTAAGGCGTTATATTGTGTACAGTTCCGTCGAAGCTGCAAATGTTTGTAAGAATGAACCCATTACAATTCTAGCGTGCTTCGACTATCTCGGGAATGGTGTGATATACGATCATAAGGGCAATGTCAG GTTGAAGTATAACCAATCCGAGGGCCTCGTGCTTGATAAAAACATTGCCCCATTGGGTCGATGGAAATGGCATTCACTAAACGATCCTCCTGTTTTACAGCGTGTTTTTATTAACACGTAcgataaatttgataatacGGAATACATCGAGGATGATTCGGTTGGAGCTCTAAAGCCTCTAAATGAAGACATGATTGCCATTgaattagataattttttgaagGAAAAAGCTCATAAATTGTTGCAAGAGTTTAAACCATTTCAGATAagaatgaaaattatgaagCTTAATAACTTCTTTTCGTTAAGAATTATTGATCagacaaatattttccttCTGTTCCGCTGTGACAGGGCTTTTTTGAGAATAAACATCGGAATGTTGTTAAAGAATGACGAAATAATCGATACCGACATTGCGGAAGTTTCAGATGTTTCCACTCCATATTGCAATAATCGTCCTAAATCTccaagtttaattaatatacaaaagacCCTCAATAACGTAAGAAGCTATTATAGTAGTTCTAAGAGacgtaaataa